From the genome of Nicotiana sylvestris chromosome 2, ASM39365v2, whole genome shotgun sequence, one region includes:
- the LOC138885849 gene encoding secreted RxLR effector protein 161-like — MDESGSSVNQTMYRGIIESLLYLTTSRPGIFFSVGLCARFQSNPKESHLKAAKRILRYLKGTQDLVLYYPSGDNFNLIGYADADYAGYLVDMKSTSGMAHFLGSCLISWGTRKQNSMAISIAETEYVAATSCCAQLLWIKQQLKDFGMYTNCVPLLCDTTNALNMAKI; from the coding sequence ATGGATGAGTCTGGATCTTCtgtgaatcaaaccatgtatagaggcattattgagTCTCTTCTCTACCTCACTACCAGCAGACCTGGTATTTTCTTTAGTGTGgggctatgtgcaaggtttcagtcaaatcccaaggaatctcatctgaaggctgccaaaagaattttgagatatctTAAGGGAACACAAGACCTGGTCCTGTACTACCCCTCAGGTGACAATTTTAATcttattgggtatgctgatgctgactatgcaggttatcttgtggacatgAAAAGtacttctggaatggctcactttctaggatcatgtctcatctcatggggcacaaggaagcaaaactcaatggCTATTTCAATAGCTGAAACAGAATATGTAGCTGCAACTTCCTGCTGTGCTCAACTCttatggatcaaacaacaattgaaagatTTTGGTATGTATACTAACTGTGTGCCCCTTCTATGTGATACCACTaatgcactcaacatggccaaaaTCTAG